One window from the genome of Cottoperca gobio chromosome 15, fCotGob3.1, whole genome shotgun sequence encodes:
- the slc17a5 gene encoding sialin, with product MERYGSDTDGDDTPLLHRGHEDKVQKAPVCCSSRYGLALLSSFGFFVVYSLRVNLSVAMVDMLNNTHQSSPNHSSSVCPAHANPPRPKHNRVAGVYDWNSETQGWILGSFFYGYILTQILGGYLAGRYGPKWLMGIGILGTVVFTLLTPVAADLGASYLIAVRVLEGIGEGVTFPAMYTMWAAWAPPLERSRLLTISYIGAQLGTVISLPLSGQICFYLDWTYVFYVFGAVGLVWFVLWALLAFDSPNTHPRISEQERLYITNSLKNELSTSSGDIPWRAIVTSGALWAIVVAHFSYNWTFYTLLTLLPTYMNDVLGFSIQQNGMLSALPYIGCVVLAVLSGQLADHLRESCLYRTVIVRKSFSVVGMIGPAVFLVAAGYTGCNYTLAVTFLTISSALGGVSASGFNINHLDIAPSYAGILLGITNTFATIPGMVGPVIARALTQQNTIEEWQTVFYIAAGINVFGAAFYTLFGQGTVQPWAVRTSSSHGD from the exons CACCAGTATGCTGTTCATCACGCTACGGCCTGGCGCTGCTCTCCTCGTTTGGCTTCTTCGTGGTCTACTCCTTGCGGGTGAACCTCAGTGTGGCGATGGTGGACATGCTTAACAACACCCACCAATCCAGCCCCAACCACAGCAGCTCAGTGTGTCCCGCTCATGCCAACCCTCCACGGCCCAAACACAACCGCGTG GCCGGTGTATACGACTGGAACTCTGAGACTCAGGGCTGGATCCTGGGCTCCTTCTTCTACGGCTACATCCTGACGCAGATCCTTGGGGGCTACCTGGCCGGCCGCTATGGACCCAAGTGGCTGATGGGCATCGGCATCCTGGGAACTGTAGTTTTTACGCTGCTCACCCCTGTGGCTGCTGACCTGGGTGCAAGCTACCTCATCGCTGTCAGGGTGCTGGAAGGGATAGGAGAG GGAGTGACATTCCCTGCAATGTACACCATGTGGGCAGCGTGGGCCCCACCGCTGGAGAGGAGCCGACTGCTCACAATCTCCTACATCG GAGCCCAGCTCGGGACGGTGatatctctccctctgtccggGCAAATCTGCTTCTACCTGGACTGGACCTACGTCTTCTACGTGTTTG gtgcTGTTGGCCTGGTGTGGTTCGTCTTGTGGGCCTTGCTGGCCTTCGACAGTCCAAACACTCACCCACGGATCTCAGAGCAGGAGAGACTCTACATCACCAACTCACTGAAGAACGAG CTGTCCACCTCATCGGGTGACATCCCCTGGCGAGCCATCGTGACGTCCGGAGCGCTGTGGGCCATCGTCGTGGCTCACTTCTCCTACAACTGGACCTTCTACACGCTCCTCACCCTGCTGCCAACCTACATGAACGACGTTCTGGGATTCAGCATCCAGCAG AACGGTATGCTGTCGGCTCTTCCTTACATCGGCTGTGTTGTGTTGGCTGTGCTGAGCGGGCAGCTTGCGGATCACCTGCGGGAATCGTGCCTGTACCGCACCGTCATCGTCAGAAAGTCTTTCTCCGTTGTTG GTATGATCGGGCCGGCCGTGTTCCTGGTGGCAGCAGGATACACGGGCTGTAACTACACCTTGGCCGTGACCTTCCTCACCATCTCCTCGGCTCTGGGCGGAGTGTCGGCCTCTGGCTTCAACATCAACCACCTCGACATCGCTCCTTC GTATGCTGGTATTCTCCTGGGAATCACCAACACGTTTGCCACCATTCCTGGCATGGTGGGACCAGTCATCGCCAGAGCACTCACCCAGCAA AACACCATAGAAGAATGGCAGACGGTTTTCTACATCGCCGCCGGCATCAACGTGTTTGGAGCGGCGTTCTACACTCTGTTTGGCCAAGGGACGGTGCAGCCCTGGGCCGTCCGCACGTCCTCCTCTCACGGCGACTGA